Proteins encoded in a region of the Triticum dicoccoides isolate Atlit2015 ecotype Zavitan chromosome 3A, WEW_v2.0, whole genome shotgun sequence genome:
- the LOC119272358 gene encoding protein tesmin/TSO1-like CXC 4 — protein MDDLPHCTCEKTQCLQRYCHCFEAWVFCDERCSCQGCRNTEDNSDEVDERAEYIVKKKPDAFKPKIIAGDGPGLQQQRQQVAGVHVKGCNCRNSECKKLYCECFKHGVGCSDKCQCTGCANTFGVKGGQCIDRHTSILFYFHLFCT, from the exons ATGGACGATTTGCCGCACTGCACCTGCGAGAAGACCCAGTGCCTCCAGCG CTACTGCCATTGCTTCGAGGCCTGGGTGTTCTGCGACGAGAGGTGCTCCTGCCAGGGCTGCCGCAACACAGAGGACAACTCCGACGAGGTGGATGAGCGCGCAGAGTACATCGTGAAGAAGAAGCCCGACGCTTTCAAGCCCAAGATCATCGCCGGCGATGGGCCTGGGCTGCAACAGCAGCGGCAGCAAGTGGCAGGGGTGCACGTCAAGGGATGCAACTGCCGCAATTCTGAATGCAAGAAGCTCTACTGCGAGTGCTTCAAG CACGGCGTCGGGTGCAGCGACAAGTGCCAGTGCACAGGGTGCGCCAACACCTTCGGAGTGAAAGGCGGTCAGTGCATCGATCGCCACACATCTATTCTCTTCTACTTTCATTTATTTTGTACGTAG
- the LOC119268363 gene encoding acyl-protein thioesterase 1-like isoform X2, whose product MSSSGARGVRREYGRTYVVRPKGRHLATIVWLHGIGDNGNSWSQVLGNLPLDNVKWICPTAPTRPVAAFGGFPCTAWFDVEETSVDGPDDVQGLDASAAHIANLLSSEPSDVRLGIGGFSMGAATALHSAACYAHGRFSNGVAYPITLSAIIGLSGWLPCSRTLRTKIESSQTAFRRAAALPIMLGHGRGDEVVTYRNGERSSEFLRNSGFSYLNFKAYNGLGHHTIPEEMDDVSKWLRARLGLDRSCG is encoded by the exons ATGAGCTCCTCCG GCGCCCGCGGTGTCCGTCGAGAGTACGGCCGGACCTATGTGGTGAGGCCCAAGGGGAGGCACCTGGCCACCATTGTCTGGCTCCACGGCATAGGCGACAACGGAAACAG CTGGTCCCAGGTGCTGGGCAATCTCCCGTTGGATAAT GTCAAATGGATTTGCCCTACTGCGCCAACGCGGCCCGTAGCGGCCTTCGGTGGATTCCCATGTACTGCAT GGTTCGATGTGGAGGAGACTTCGGTTGACGGCCCCGACGACGTCCAAGGGCTGGACGCATCCGCCGCACACATAGCAAACCTGCTATCGTCCGAGCCCTCTGATG TGAGGCTTGGGATAGGCGGTTTCAGCATGGGAGCCGCCACTGCGCTCCACTCTGCCGCATGTTATGCTCATGGAAGGTTCTCAAACGGTGTTGCCTACCCTATTACCCTCAGCGCTATCATTGGGTTGAGCGGCTGGCTTCCCTGCTCCAG GACCCTGAGGACCAAGATTGAGAGCTCACAGACTGCTTTCAGGAGGGCTGCTGCCTTGCCGATAATGCTTGGCCATGGAAGAG GCGACGAGGTAGTCACGTACAGGAACGGCGAGAGGTCGTCCGAGTTTCTGCGGAATTCGGGCTTTTCATACCTGAATTTCAAAGCCTACAACGG ACTGGGCCATCACACCATCCCTGAGGAAATGGACGATGTCTCCAAGTGGCTCAGGGCAAGGCTCGGGCTTGATCGCTCTTGCGGCTAA
- the LOC119268363 gene encoding acyl-protein thioesterase 1-like isoform X1, which translates to MSSSGTYCARGVRREYGRTYVVRPKGRHLATIVWLHGIGDNGNSWSQVLGNLPLDNVKWICPTAPTRPVAAFGGFPCTAWFDVEETSVDGPDDVQGLDASAAHIANLLSSEPSDVRLGIGGFSMGAATALHSAACYAHGRFSNGVAYPITLSAIIGLSGWLPCSRTLRTKIESSQTAFRRAAALPIMLGHGRGDEVVTYRNGERSSEFLRNSGFSYLNFKAYNGLGHHTIPEEMDDVSKWLRARLGLDRSCG; encoded by the exons ATGAGCTCCTCCGGTACGTACT GCGCCCGCGGTGTCCGTCGAGAGTACGGCCGGACCTATGTGGTGAGGCCCAAGGGGAGGCACCTGGCCACCATTGTCTGGCTCCACGGCATAGGCGACAACGGAAACAG CTGGTCCCAGGTGCTGGGCAATCTCCCGTTGGATAAT GTCAAATGGATTTGCCCTACTGCGCCAACGCGGCCCGTAGCGGCCTTCGGTGGATTCCCATGTACTGCAT GGTTCGATGTGGAGGAGACTTCGGTTGACGGCCCCGACGACGTCCAAGGGCTGGACGCATCCGCCGCACACATAGCAAACCTGCTATCGTCCGAGCCCTCTGATG TGAGGCTTGGGATAGGCGGTTTCAGCATGGGAGCCGCCACTGCGCTCCACTCTGCCGCATGTTATGCTCATGGAAGGTTCTCAAACGGTGTTGCCTACCCTATTACCCTCAGCGCTATCATTGGGTTGAGCGGCTGGCTTCCCTGCTCCAG GACCCTGAGGACCAAGATTGAGAGCTCACAGACTGCTTTCAGGAGGGCTGCTGCCTTGCCGATAATGCTTGGCCATGGAAGAG GCGACGAGGTAGTCACGTACAGGAACGGCGAGAGGTCGTCCGAGTTTCTGCGGAATTCGGGCTTTTCATACCTGAATTTCAAAGCCTACAACGG ACTGGGCCATCACACCATCCCTGAGGAAATGGACGATGTCTCCAAGTGGCTCAGGGCAAGGCTCGGGCTTGATCGCTCTTGCGGCTAA